A single region of the Dehalococcoides mccartyi genome encodes:
- a CDS encoding PSP1 domain-containing protein, with product MVNIVKIRYKQAGKIYYFDPAGFELYPYDCVVVETSRGEELGWVVASPSQVEESSLEQPLKPVIRLATAEDMARERQLEEKNQSAVAECVELVDRLNLPMKLIRAEYSLDENHVTIYFSAEDRVDFRELVREISRKLRVRVELRQIGPRDEAKMVGGYGRCGRELCCCSFLSEFDPVSIKMAKEQNLPLNPQKISGVCGRLLCCLDYEYETYKAAKAKMPKDGLKVITPVGKGEVVGGNPLEEMVFVLLESGANAEVPLKDIRPDKEGRRPDASLHR from the coding sequence ATGGTCAATATTGTCAAGATACGCTATAAACAGGCCGGCAAGATATATTATTTTGACCCGGCCGGTTTTGAACTTTACCCGTATGACTGTGTAGTGGTGGAAACCAGCCGTGGCGAAGAACTGGGCTGGGTGGTTGCCTCTCCTTCACAGGTAGAGGAGAGCAGTCTGGAACAGCCGCTGAAGCCTGTTATCCGTTTGGCTACCGCTGAAGATATGGCCCGCGAACGCCAGCTGGAAGAGAAAAACCAGAGTGCAGTCGCGGAATGTGTGGAATTGGTAGACAGGCTGAATTTGCCCATGAAACTTATAAGGGCGGAATACAGTCTGGATGAAAACCACGTAACCATATATTTTTCCGCCGAAGACAGGGTGGATTTCCGTGAACTGGTCAGGGAAATTTCACGCAAGCTGAGAGTCAGGGTAGAGCTTCGGCAGATTGGCCCGCGGGATGAGGCTAAGATGGTGGGTGGTTACGGCAGGTGCGGACGTGAACTTTGTTGCTGCAGTTTCCTGAGTGAGTTTGACCCGGTGTCTATAAAAATGGCTAAAGAGCAAAATCTGCCGCTCAATCCCCAGAAGATTTCAGGTGTTTGCGGCAGGCTTCTTTGCTGCCTTGATTATGAATATGAAACCTACAAAGCCGCCAAGGCTAAGATGCCTAAGGACGGGCTGAAGGTAATCACCCCGGTAGGCAAAGGCGAAGTGGTTGGCGGTAACCCCTTGGAAGAAATGGTATTTGTACTGCTGGAAAGCGGGGCTAATGCCGAAGTGCCTTTGAAGGATATCCGCCCTGACAAAGAAGGCCGCCGCCCTGATGCCTCGCTACACCGCTAA
- a CDS encoding HNH endonuclease — MDNHQVLVLNQDYQPLNVCHVRRAVLLIYQSKAEMLENGSGFWHSEKDRFALPSVIRLSCLIKHPPLRPKLNRAEIFSRDKHTCQYCGRRDLELTIDHVNPKHQGGPHVWENVVTACLHCNRHKAGRTPEQAHMKLMSAPGVPQYRYGYSLPRSNGSIRHEWRPYLGLEDEPKLAV; from the coding sequence ATGGACAACCATCAGGTACTGGTCTTAAACCAAGACTATCAGCCACTAAACGTATGCCACGTACGGAGGGCTGTTTTGCTTATTTACCAGAGCAAAGCTGAAATGTTGGAAAACGGGTCAGGTTTCTGGCACTCTGAAAAAGACCGTTTTGCCTTGCCATCAGTTATACGCCTCTCCTGCCTCATAAAACACCCGCCCCTCCGCCCCAAGCTAAACCGGGCTGAAATATTCAGCCGTGATAAACACACTTGCCAGTACTGCGGACGCAGAGACCTTGAGTTGACTATAGACCATGTTAATCCCAAGCATCAGGGGGGACCCCATGTTTGGGAAAATGTGGTAACCGCCTGTCTGCACTGCAACCGCCATAAAGCCGGCCGCACCCCCGAACAAGCCCATATGAAGCTTATGAGTGCTCCGGGAGTACCCCAGTACAGATACGGTTATTCACTGCCCAGATCAAACGGCAGTATACGCCATGAATGGCGTCCTTACCTTGGGCTTGAAGACGAACCCAAATTAGCGGTGTAG
- a CDS encoding ATP-binding protein has translation MEHIKDILGKQINIKGSSSTTSSKGKADKAAEANTCPLCKGAKFVYPVSAEGVTDFSRVIPCQCTQSESGADREKRLLTYSCLGGLQKYTFEKLNSLGKTDDPHSQNTFKQAYEAAMDYAFNPSGWLVFTGPSGTGKTHLAAAIANKRLSMGQPVLYKRASELIDDLKKSFEPDSESGYSQSFDILKNAPLLIIDDLTVQSGSDWSKEKLDQLLTYRFSQELPTIITLSTPINELDSRIQSRLLDKSVSRIYPVASNPEDTLEYRWDNALALQKKMTFENYDHKRANLTAEQRQNIDAAYNLALEFSRNPESWLVFQGETGCGKTHLASAIVNERYRQGKPAMFVVVPEFLDHLRSTFSPESKTSYDQMFDAVKNAKLLVLDDFGEQSSTPWAQEKLYQVINYRYNRRLATVITTRCQLSEIEIAISSRFVDPQISMVFNITAPNFRCDSTGQQKQRPVSRMNRTTRPQR, from the coding sequence GTGGAACACATAAAGGACATACTGGGGAAACAGATAAATATAAAGGGCAGCTCTTCGACCACCTCGTCCAAAGGTAAGGCGGACAAAGCGGCCGAGGCAAACACATGCCCGTTATGTAAAGGGGCAAAATTCGTGTACCCTGTTTCCGCCGAAGGGGTAACGGATTTTAGCCGTGTAATCCCCTGCCAGTGCACCCAGTCCGAATCCGGTGCGGACAGGGAAAAACGGCTGCTTACCTATAGCTGTCTGGGAGGTCTGCAAAAATACACCTTTGAAAAACTGAATTCGCTGGGTAAAACTGATGACCCGCACAGTCAGAATACATTTAAGCAAGCCTACGAGGCCGCCATGGATTATGCTTTCAACCCCTCCGGCTGGCTGGTTTTCACCGGACCAAGCGGTACAGGCAAAACCCATCTAGCAGCTGCTATTGCCAATAAACGCCTTTCCATGGGGCAGCCGGTTCTTTATAAAAGAGCATCTGAACTGATAGATGACCTGAAAAAATCTTTTGAGCCTGACAGCGAGTCCGGTTACAGTCAGAGCTTTGATATCCTCAAAAACGCACCCCTGCTGATAATAGACGACCTTACCGTTCAGAGCGGTTCGGACTGGTCAAAAGAAAAACTTGACCAGTTGCTTACTTACCGTTTCAGTCAGGAACTGCCCACTATTATTACCCTGTCTACACCTATAAACGAGCTTGATTCCCGTATCCAGAGCCGTCTGCTGGATAAATCTGTATCCAGAATATATCCGGTTGCCTCAAACCCGGAAGACACCCTGGAATACCGCTGGGATAATGCTCTGGCGCTTCAAAAGAAAATGACCTTTGAAAATTATGACCACAAGCGTGCAAACTTGACTGCGGAACAACGCCAAAATATAGATGCCGCTTACAATCTGGCTCTGGAATTTTCCCGAAACCCTGAAAGCTGGCTGGTGTTTCAAGGTGAAACCGGCTGCGGTAAAACCCATCTGGCATCAGCTATTGTCAATGAACGTTACCGTCAAGGCAAACCCGCTATGTTTGTGGTCGTACCCGAATTTTTAGACCACCTGCGTTCAACCTTCAGCCCTGAGAGTAAAACCTCTTACGACCAGATGTTTGATGCGGTTAAAAACGCCAAACTGCTGGTACTGGATGATTTCGGCGAACAATCAAGCACTCCCTGGGCTCAGGAAAAACTATATCAGGTAATAAATTACCGTTATAACCGCCGACTGGCTACGGTGATTACCACCAGATGTCAGTTGAGTGAGATAGAGATAGCCATAAGCTCACGCTTCGTTGACCCACAGATAAGCATGGTGTTTAACATCACCGCCCCTAATTTCCGCTGTGACAGCACCGGCCAGCAAAAACAGCGCCCGGTATCCCGTATGAACAGGACTACCCGCCCCCAACGCTAA
- a CDS encoding DnaD domain-containing protein: MSNAPLFPARQEFTPVSRFFIHRVAPLIEDMAELKVSLTVFSLIQAKKGYPRYTTLAELAAEETLVKALGKTRDESLQSLEKALQMAVKRGTLLGLEVKSGKHHHQLYFINAESEAAVVEKIKTGNLVLPGLKEASTEVISGQAEQPNIFKLYEQNIGMLTPMLADNLKEAEKLYPEEWIAEAIKEAVSLNKRNWRYIERILENWSSQGKSSGTHKGHTGETDKYKGQLFDHLVQR; the protein is encoded by the coding sequence ATGAGCAATGCGCCATTATTCCCCGCCAGACAGGAGTTTACCCCCGTATCCCGCTTTTTTATCCACCGGGTAGCTCCCCTGATAGAAGATATGGCCGAACTGAAAGTAAGCCTGACGGTATTCAGCCTTATTCAGGCAAAAAAAGGCTACCCCAGATACACCACACTGGCTGAACTGGCAGCCGAAGAAACCCTGGTAAAAGCCTTGGGCAAAACGCGGGATGAAAGCCTGCAATCACTAGAAAAAGCCCTCCAAATGGCCGTAAAACGGGGAACCCTGCTGGGGCTGGAAGTAAAAAGCGGCAAACACCACCACCAGCTTTATTTCATAAATGCCGAATCAGAAGCGGCAGTGGTGGAAAAGATAAAAACCGGCAATCTGGTTTTGCCCGGCTTAAAAGAAGCCTCAACCGAAGTAATAAGCGGCCAAGCCGAACAGCCAAATATATTTAAACTCTACGAACAGAATATAGGCATGCTGACCCCCATGCTGGCAGATAACCTGAAAGAGGCGGAAAAACTCTACCCCGAAGAATGGATTGCCGAAGCCATAAAAGAGGCGGTCAGCTTGAATAAACGCAACTGGCGTTATATAGAACGAATACTGGAAAATTGGTCAAGTCAGGGAAAAAGCAGTGGAACACATAAAGGACATACTGGGGAAACAGATAAATATAAAGGGCAGCTCTTCGACCACCTCGTCCAAAGGTAA
- the dnaB gene encoding replicative DNA helicase — MLDAKMPPYDVDAEESVSGSLLIDGQAIFDIIPILKPQDFFTEPNRLIFEACMSLYGRSEAINQVTVAQELERLGKLERCGGSAYLSHVVTVVPTSLDIEHYARIVYRLSVMRQLIEAGQKISELGFKADPDVSDSLGKAEDLLFRLRHERSSLGFTHIKNILDKYFEPVPIPGSEGYQAIPHVLTGLTGMDTFLGGLQRSDLIIMAGRPSMGKTSLALNIARNAAVEQRACTAIFSLEMSRESLVQRLLSNEAAVNSRSIRLNESSPDEERKIMDAIGVLSEAPIFIDDSPQIRVAEIRSKALRLRYEQNIDLIIVDYLQLIQGEGSGKENRVQEISYISRSLKGIARELNVPVIAISQLSRAPEFRSSHQPQLSDLRESGSIEQDADIVVFIYRDEFYYKEDEWANLHPDQEYPREIADIIIAKHRNGPIGTVKCRFRHDLTRFENLGSSTEPSFL; from the coding sequence TTGCTTGATGCCAAAATGCCCCCTTATGATGTAGATGCCGAGGAATCGGTAAGCGGCTCTCTGCTGATAGACGGGCAGGCTATTTTTGATATTATACCCATCTTAAAGCCGCAGGACTTCTTCACCGAACCCAACCGCCTTATCTTTGAAGCCTGCATGTCCCTTTACGGGCGGAGTGAAGCCATCAATCAGGTTACCGTAGCCCAGGAACTGGAACGGCTGGGCAAGCTGGAAAGATGCGGCGGGTCAGCTTACCTGAGCCATGTGGTTACGGTAGTGCCGACCTCACTGGATATTGAACACTATGCCCGCATAGTTTACCGTCTTTCGGTCATGCGCCAGCTAATTGAGGCAGGCCAAAAAATAAGCGAACTGGGATTTAAGGCCGACCCTGACGTATCGGATTCACTGGGCAAAGCCGAAGATTTATTATTCCGCCTGCGCCATGAACGCTCCAGTCTGGGCTTTACCCATATTAAAAATATTCTGGATAAATATTTTGAACCTGTGCCCATACCCGGCAGCGAGGGTTACCAGGCCATACCCCATGTACTTACCGGGCTGACCGGCATGGATACCTTCTTAGGCGGGCTGCAGCGTTCAGACCTTATCATTATGGCGGGACGCCCCTCCATGGGAAAAACCTCGCTGGCTTTGAATATTGCCCGGAATGCGGCGGTTGAACAGAGGGCTTGCACCGCCATATTCAGTCTGGAAATGTCCCGTGAGTCTCTGGTGCAGCGTTTGCTTTCCAACGAAGCCGCGGTAAATTCACGTTCCATCCGCCTGAATGAAAGCAGCCCTGACGAAGAGCGTAAAATAATGGATGCCATCGGCGTACTTTCTGAAGCGCCCATTTTTATAGATGACTCACCCCAGATAAGGGTGGCCGAAATACGGAGTAAAGCCCTGCGGCTGCGCTATGAACAAAATATAGACCTTATTATTGTGGACTACCTGCAGCTTATTCAGGGTGAGGGCAGCGGCAAAGAAAACCGGGTACAGGAAATAAGCTATATCTCCCGTTCGCTGAAAGGTATTGCCCGCGAACTGAACGTGCCGGTTATAGCTATATCCCAGCTTTCCCGCGCCCCGGAATTCCGCTCGTCCCATCAACCACAGCTTTCAGATTTGCGTGAATCAGGCTCTATTGAACAGGACGCGGATATAGTGGTCTTTATATACCGTGACGAGTTTTATTATAAAGAAGATGAATGGGCAAACCTCCACCCTGACCAGGAATACCCGCGCGAAATTGCGGATATTATCATAGCCAAACACCGTAACGGCCCTATCGGCACTGTAAAGTGCCGCTTCCGGCATGACTTGACCCGCTTTGAAAATCTGGGGTCAAGCACGGAGCCTAGCTTCTTATGA
- the rplI gene encoding 50S ribosomal protein L9, translated as MKVAFLKDVPGRGKTGDVKEVNDGYARNYLIPNKLAMPASASVTSEIAAKQAAEGRRKAKAEAEMAQLAKELDGTNVSIKAKTGAKDKLYGQITTTVIAAEIEKQTGKAIDKRKLEMAEPIRQLGNYEVVIRFNKDLSSKINLIITAEENT; from the coding sequence ATGAAGGTTGCTTTTCTGAAAGATGTACCCGGCAGAGGGAAAACCGGGGATGTAAAAGAAGTAAATGACGGCTATGCCCGTAACTATCTTATACCCAACAAACTGGCTATGCCGGCTTCTGCCTCGGTAACCAGCGAAATAGCAGCCAAACAGGCGGCTGAAGGCCGCCGCAAAGCTAAAGCCGAAGCTGAAATGGCGCAGTTAGCCAAAGAGCTTGACGGCACTAATGTAAGCATCAAGGCCAAGACCGGTGCAAAAGATAAACTTTACGGCCAAATAACTACCACTGTAATTGCCGCTGAGATTGAAAAACAAACCGGCAAAGCCATAGACAAACGCAAACTGGAGATGGCCGAACCTATCCGTCAGCTGGGCAACTACGAAGTAGTTATCCGTTTTAATAAAGATTTATCATCTAAAATAAACCTGATAATCACCGCTGAGGAGAACACTTAG
- the trxB gene encoding thioredoxin-disulfide reductase has product MSTPLYDVIIIGGGPAGLTAALYTGRAKLKTLVIERAFIGGQITRSEKVDNYPGFPEGITGFDLTQQMQIQAEKYGTEITSAEVTALNKAKDSFEISTEAGKLSGRCIIICGGTERNKLGVPGEEEFSGRGVSYCATCDAPFYNDKVVAAVGGGNMAIYEALHLSEFAKKVYLIHRRQGFRADAVLIDKAKSKGNIEMVLDTVITAINGKDSIQSLSLNNLKTQKTSDLPVNGLFVAVGLQPNTAYLKGVVDMDKNGSILVNDQMETSVSGILCAGDIRSGSIRQVISAAGDGAVAALSAKRYLDR; this is encoded by the coding sequence ATGTCAACACCCCTGTATGACGTAATAATTATAGGCGGAGGCCCGGCCGGGCTGACTGCCGCTCTGTATACCGGCAGGGCAAAACTTAAGACACTGGTTATTGAACGCGCATTTATTGGCGGGCAGATAACCCGTTCGGAAAAAGTGGATAACTACCCCGGCTTCCCGGAGGGTATCACCGGTTTTGACCTGACCCAACAAATGCAAATACAAGCCGAAAAATACGGGACGGAGATAACTTCGGCAGAGGTAACTGCCCTTAATAAAGCCAAAGACAGCTTTGAAATTAGCACCGAAGCTGGCAAACTAAGCGGGCGTTGTATTATTATCTGCGGCGGAACCGAACGCAATAAGCTGGGCGTTCCCGGTGAAGAGGAGTTTTCAGGACGGGGTGTTTCCTACTGTGCCACCTGTGATGCCCCTTTTTACAATGACAAGGTTGTTGCAGCAGTAGGCGGGGGAAACATGGCAATTTACGAAGCCCTGCACCTGTCCGAGTTTGCAAAAAAAGTTTACCTGATTCATCGCCGGCAGGGTTTCCGGGCAGATGCGGTATTAATAGATAAAGCAAAAAGCAAGGGCAATATTGAAATGGTGCTGGATACGGTAATCACTGCCATAAACGGCAAAGACAGTATTCAGTCACTCTCATTAAATAACCTTAAAACCCAAAAAACATCTGACCTGCCGGTAAACGGGCTTTTTGTAGCCGTGGGCTTACAGCCGAATACCGCCTACCTGAAGGGGGTGGTGGATATGGATAAAAACGGCAGTATACTGGTAAATGACCAGATGGAAACATCAGTAAGCGGCATACTCTGTGCCGGGGATATCCGAAGCGGCTCAATCAGGCAGGTTATATCCGCCGCCGGAGATGGGGCAGTTGCCGCCCTTTCCGCCAAACGCTATCTTGACCGATAA
- the plsX gene encoding phosphate acyltransferase PlsX: protein MIIAVDVDGGDYAPKEIIKGALKAAQEYKIGLILLGKKEVIHVHAGHYLKKYPIEIVHCPQTITFNEHAVEAIKGKPKSAIVIGTSLVKQGKADAFISAGNTGAVLAAAFFILGKIDGVERPALGAIITTRPHIPSLLIDAGANAECRPNHLDEFAHLGNIYAKQVLGLEKPRIGLLNNGEEEAKGTKLTLETHQLLKKSQLNFIGNIEGHDISLNKADVIVTDGFTGNVVLKTLEGLGDALLKLRKVGHAIDSAAHLRGRALLADVGLGSMVKGMDFEECGGACLLGVKGTVIVAHGRSHARAIKNAIGLAKRTAEKGVDKLIAEDVRLRTLTATEGDQNHVNTPV from the coding sequence ATGATAATAGCGGTAGATGTAGACGGGGGTGACTACGCCCCGAAGGAAATTATCAAAGGTGCACTTAAGGCTGCCCAGGAGTACAAAATTGGTCTTATCCTGCTGGGTAAAAAAGAGGTTATTCACGTCCATGCGGGACACTACCTGAAGAAATACCCTATAGAAATAGTCCATTGCCCCCAAACCATTACCTTTAACGAACATGCGGTGGAAGCAATCAAGGGCAAACCTAAGTCAGCTATTGTTATTGGCACTTCCCTGGTCAAACAGGGCAAGGCAGATGCCTTCATCTCTGCCGGTAACACCGGTGCGGTGCTGGCTGCCGCCTTTTTTATTCTGGGCAAAATAGACGGGGTTGAACGCCCGGCACTGGGTGCCATTATTACCACCCGCCCCCACATCCCTTCCCTGCTGATAGATGCCGGTGCAAATGCCGAGTGCCGCCCCAACCATCTGGATGAATTCGCCCACCTGGGCAATATTTATGCCAAGCAGGTGCTGGGACTTGAAAAACCCCGAATTGGGCTGCTGAATAACGGGGAAGAGGAAGCCAAGGGTACCAAGCTCACACTGGAAACCCACCAGCTGCTAAAAAAGAGCCAACTGAATTTTATCGGCAATATAGAGGGGCATGATATCTCCCTTAATAAAGCGGATGTGATTGTAACAGACGGCTTTACCGGAAACGTTGTACTCAAAACGTTGGAGGGGCTGGGGGATGCCCTGCTTAAGCTGCGGAAAGTAGGCCATGCCATTGACAGTGCCGCCCACCTGAGAGGCAGAGCTTTGCTGGCTGACGTAGGCTTGGGCTCTATGGTAAAAGGCATGGATTTTGAAGAATGCGGCGGTGCCTGCCTGCTGGGAGTAAAAGGAACAGTTATAGTTGCCCACGGCCGAAGCCATGCCAGAGCTATCAAAAATGCTATCGGTCTGGCTAAACGCACTGCCGAAAAAGGGGTGGATAAGCTGATTGCCGAAGATGTACGCTTGCGCACCCTAACAGCTACGGAAGGAGACCAGAACCATGTCAACACCCCTGTATGA
- a CDS encoding acyl-CoA dehydratase activase, with protein MNIFLGIDSGSVSTKIICLSPSAELADWIYLPTAGDPLSTLRTGLRQLQHRLPEDTSVLGVAVTGSARELVAEAVGADMVKNEISSQAKAAAHLIPDVKTVIEIGGQDSKLILLENGFVSDFAMNTVCAAGTGSFLEHQSRRLNLSLEEMGKLAHFSQNPIELKGRCTVFVESDMIHFQQTGSSRPDIVYGLCKALVRNYLNDLGLHKEIRQPVVFQGGVARNPAMKKAFEEELGFSLIVPPRPEITGALGAALLLCQERETNSPAKPTNFRGFETPFLREKV; from the coding sequence ATGAACATTTTTCTGGGCATTGACAGCGGTTCCGTATCTACCAAAATAATATGCCTGTCACCGTCTGCCGAACTGGCAGACTGGATATATCTGCCTACAGCCGGAGACCCGCTAAGTACACTGCGGACGGGGCTGAGACAATTACAACACCGTTTGCCGGAAGATACCAGCGTATTGGGAGTGGCCGTAACCGGCAGTGCCCGTGAGCTGGTAGCCGAAGCAGTGGGTGCAGATATGGTCAAAAACGAAATCAGCTCACAAGCCAAAGCGGCTGCCCACCTGATACCCGATGTAAAAACAGTAATAGAGATTGGCGGGCAGGACAGCAAACTTATCCTGCTGGAAAACGGGTTTGTATCTGATTTTGCCATGAATACTGTCTGTGCCGCCGGCACCGGCAGCTTTCTGGAGCACCAATCCCGCAGGCTTAACCTTTCACTGGAGGAAATGGGGAAACTGGCTCATTTCAGCCAAAACCCTATTGAACTTAAAGGACGCTGCACGGTATTTGTAGAATCAGATATGATTCACTTTCAGCAAACCGGCAGCAGCCGTCCCGATATTGTTTACGGTTTATGTAAAGCTCTTGTCAGAAATTATCTGAATGACCTGGGGCTGCACAAGGAAATCCGCCAGCCGGTGGTTTTTCAGGGTGGGGTTGCCCGGAACCCGGCTATGAAAAAAGCCTTTGAAGAAGAACTGGGTTTTTCACTGATAGTCCCGCCCCGGCCGGAAATAACCGGGGCTTTGGGTGCGGCTTTGCTGCTTTGTCAGGAAAGAGAGACGAATAGTCCAGCCAAGCCCACCAACTTTCGGGGGTTTGAAACCCCTTTTCTCCGGGAGAAAGTATAG
- a CDS encoding M20 family metallopeptidase yields the protein MSDNNLANIKSAVIKMIDTEKGSLEELSLKLHANPELGYQEYKAVEWLCEYLSRHNFSIEKNLGGLKTAFKATFGQGKPVVGFLAEYDALPQLGHACGHNLIATSAAGAVIAARMAAKLYGGTVCLIGTPAEELSGGKIQMVEKGIFKELNAALIAHPGNDDIATTQALACVTLNVEYFGKESHAAAHPDKGINALDAIVLAYTSLNSLRQHIEPGARIHGIITDGGKAANIVPGHSAGTFLIRSQTMPYLKELMDRVLDCFKSAAQATGARLEYRFDKSIYAPMNNNITLANLYVTNMDMLSRKTLLEDPEMNFGSTDMGNVSQIVPSLHGYYSITRKEVSGHTEEFASAACSSKGIKGALDAAKAMAMTAADLLGNPANLDKVRTEFQKSTRPSA from the coding sequence ATGTCAGATAACAATCTTGCCAATATCAAAAGTGCCGTTATTAAAATGATTGACACTGAAAAGGGCAGTTTGGAAGAGCTGTCTCTTAAGCTGCATGCCAACCCTGAGCTGGGCTATCAGGAATATAAAGCTGTAGAATGGTTGTGCGAATACCTGTCCAGACACAACTTCAGCATTGAAAAAAATTTAGGCGGCCTCAAGACTGCCTTTAAAGCCACCTTTGGTCAGGGCAAACCGGTAGTAGGTTTTCTGGCTGAGTATGACGCCCTGCCCCAGCTGGGTCATGCCTGCGGCCATAACCTTATTGCCACCTCGGCAGCAGGTGCAGTCATAGCCGCCCGTATGGCCGCCAAACTTTACGGAGGAACGGTGTGTCTTATCGGCACTCCGGCTGAAGAACTTAGCGGCGGAAAAATACAGATGGTAGAAAAGGGTATATTTAAAGAACTGAATGCGGCGCTTATAGCCCACCCCGGCAATGATGATATTGCCACCACTCAGGCACTTGCCTGTGTTACCCTGAATGTAGAGTATTTCGGTAAAGAATCCCATGCCGCCGCTCACCCTGATAAAGGCATAAACGCACTTGATGCCATAGTGCTGGCCTATACCAGCCTCAATTCACTTCGCCAGCACATAGAGCCGGGTGCCCGTATTCACGGCATTATTACCGACGGGGGCAAAGCGGCTAATATCGTACCGGGACATTCCGCCGGCACTTTCCTGATACGCTCCCAGACTATGCCCTACCTTAAAGAGCTGATGGATAGGGTGCTGGACTGCTTTAAATCTGCCGCTCAGGCTACCGGTGCCCGTTTGGAATACCGCTTTGATAAATCCATATATGCCCCCATGAATAACAACATAACACTGGCAAATTTATATGTAACAAACATGGATATGCTGAGCCGCAAGACTTTGCTCGAAGACCCTGAGATGAATTTTGGAAGTACTGACATGGGCAACGTCAGTCAAATTGTACCCAGCCTGCATGGGTATTACTCCATCACCCGTAAAGAAGTTTCCGGCCATACCGAAGAATTTGCTTCTGCCGCCTGTTCGTCAAAGGGTATTAAAGGTGCTCTAGATGCCGCCAAGGCTATGGCTATGACCGCAGCTGATTTACTCGGCAACCCAGCCAATCTGGATAAAGTACGAACAGAATTTCAAAAATCTACCCGGCCATCCGCCTGA